A single region of the Nicotiana sylvestris chromosome 6, ASM39365v2, whole genome shotgun sequence genome encodes:
- the LOC138871319 gene encoding uncharacterized protein — MKKSLSINVPLVEALEQMSGYTKFMQDLVTKKRSMNCETIKMTHQVSAIVHSIAPKLEDPDAFTIPCIIGSADFTKALCDFGASINLMPYSVFKTLGITQPRATSMRLQMADRTMKRPLSIIDDILVRVDKFILPADFVILDCKVDYEVSIILGRPFLAIWKALVDVEEGELTFQVGDEKFIFHVCKSMKQLNSTEVCYFVDLVTEVIVDDTSATINVKDPLEEVDATLKVLQRKKKAIG; from the exons atgaAGAAAAGTTTGTCGatcaatgttcctttggtggaagctcttgagcaaatgtCCGGTTACACCAAGTTTATGCAAGACTTGGTGACTAAAAAGagatccatgaattgtgagaccatcaaaatgactcatcaagtaagtgcaattgtgcactcgatagctccaaagcttgaagatcccgacgctttcaccattccatgtatcattgggagtgcggactttacAAAGGCATTGTGTGATTTTGgagcaagtatcaatttgatgccttactccgtgttcaaaactttgggtattacTCAACCGAGAGCAACttcaatgagattgcaaatggcggatagaacaatgaagaggccgCTTAGTATTATTGATGATATActtgttcgggtggacaagtttattttgcctgctgactttgtgattttggactgcAAAGTCGACTATGAGGTGTCGataatattgggaagacctttccttgcaataTGGAAGGCATTGGTTGACGTGGAAGAAGGGGAGCTCACCTTTCAGGTGGGTGACGAAAAATTTATCTTTCATgtatgcaaatcaatgaagcagctgaatagtactgaagtgtgctattttgtggatcttgtcacggaggtgatagttgatgatactagtgccacGATCAATGTGAAAGATCCTTTGGAAGAG GTAGATGCAACACTGAAGGTGCTCCAAAGaaagaaaaaggcaattggatag